A window of Panicum virgatum strain AP13 chromosome 8K, P.virgatum_v5, whole genome shotgun sequence contains these coding sequences:
- the LOC120643443 gene encoding protein Rf1, mitochondrial-like: MPPRASRRQPPTVLWLPLLHPTRCSRFAAASRLAASASALRPFAAILLAALLPAASQDLLSWSFSYGSASGSARVCYAALRLALHAFLAAGMAAEALHVLARVRSSGNTPSLSALAALLRLLFRSGEVRAAWNVFEEMATRGPRPSLAILNAMILGLCHRGMLRVVLGLLGVMGKKFGIIPDVVSYNILIKGHCVFGWSGDGFKLFKEMRSSGCEPTVVTYNILVDVLCHEGRMVEARRLFDEMAQVGIKENTITFNVLIDGYAKTGRMDEASAAYREMKVRGLVPDSCTFNILAAGAYKFGHAT, encoded by the coding sequence ATGCCACCTCGCGCTTCACGACGTCAACCGCCCACCGTCCTCtggctccccctcctccaccccacTCGCTGCTCtcgcttcgccgccgcctcccgcctcgcggcgtcggcgtccgcgCTCCGCCCCTTCGCCGCGATCCTCCTCGCGgcgctcctccccgccgcctcccagGACCTCCTTTCCTGGTCCTTCTCCTACGGAAGCGCCAGCGGAAGCGCTCGCGTGTGCTACGCCGCGCTCCGGCTCGCGCTCCACGCGTTCCTCGCCGCGGGCATGGCAGCCGAGGCGCTCCACGTGCTCGCGCGCGTCCGCAGCTCCGGGAATACGCCCAGCCTCTCCGCGCTGGCGGCATTGCTGCGCCTTCTATTCCGCAGCGGGGAGGTCCGCGCTGCCTGGAACGTGTTCGAGGAAATGGCCACGAGGGGCCCACGCCCGAGTCTCGCCATTTTAAACGCCATGATCCTCGGGTTGTGCCACAGGGGGATGCTGCGCGTTGTCTTGGGGCTGCTTGGGGTCATGGGAAAGAAGTTCGGTATCATCCCGGACGTTGTCAGCTATAACATCCTCATCAAGGGGCATTGTGTGTTTGGGTGGTCAGGGGACGGCTTCAAGCTGTTTAAGGAAATGCGCAGTTCAGGATGTGAACCGACGGTCGTGACGTATAACATACTGGTGGATGTTCTGTGCCATGAGGGGAGAATGGTGGAAGCGAGGAGGCTGTTCGATGAGATGGCACAGGTGGGGATCAAAGAAAATACAATAACCTTCAATGTCTTGATCGATGGATATGCAAAGACTGGACGGATGGATGAGGCCAGTGCAGCCTATAGGGAGATGAAAGTGAGGGGACTAGTGCCAGATTCCTGCACCTTTAACATCCTTGCTGCTGGAGCGTACAAGTTTGGGCATGCTACCTAG